The sequence CAGCTCCGCCCGGTCCTCCAGTCGCGACAGTTCCAGGTCTTCGGTCAACCGGGCGAAGAAATATTCCGACAACGGCTGGGCCCCGGCCAGGCGGCGGCGGAACGCGTCCGCTCCCTCACGGCGCACCAGGGAGTCGGGATCCTCGCCTTCAGGCAGCCACAGGAAGGCAAGGCGGCGGCCTTCCTCCAGCAGCGGCAGCGCCGCCTCCAGGGCGCGCCAGGCGGCCTTGCGGCCGGCAGCATCGCCGTCGAAGCAGCAGACCAGCGAGGTGCTGTGGCGAAACAGCAGACGCAGATGTTCGGAAGTCACCGCCGTGCCCAGGGTCGCCACCGCGGTGTCGATGCCATGCTGGGCCAGGGCGACCACGTCCATGTATCCCTCCACCAACAAGATCCATTCCGGCCGGGCGTTGGCCTGGAGCAGCTCGTGCAGGCCGTAGACTTCCCGGCCCTTGTGGAACACGGGCGTTTCCGGCGAATTGAGGTACTTGGCTCCTTCGCCTTCCCGCAAGGCCCGGCCGCCGAAGCCGATCACCTGGCCGCGGCGGTTGCGGATGGGAAACATCAGCCGGTGGCGGAAACGGTCGTAGATCCCGCCGCGCTCCCGCTCGATGGCCAACCCCGCCTCCACCAGCAGGCGGGGATCGAAGCGGCGGCTTAAACTGTCCCAGGCATCGGGGGCGTATCCCAGACCGTAACGTTTCGCCACTTCGGCATCGACACCGCGCCGCTGGAGATAGTCCCTGACCGCCCGACCGCCTGGCGCCCGCAGGCGCTGCACATAGAAGCGCGCGGCCTGACGGTTGAGTTCCAGCAGCGCCTCCAGCTGCCGGCGGCGGGACGGATCCTCTTCCCCGTCTGTGCCTTCCCGTGGGACGGTAAGACCGTATTGCG comes from Methylomarinovum tepidoasis and encodes:
- the dnaG gene encoding DNA primase translates to MAGRIPQSFIDELLARVDIVDVINARVPLKKTGRNYVARCPFHDEKTPSFSVSPHKQFYYCFGCGASGSAIGFLMAYEHLSFPEAVETLAAQYGLTVPREGTDGEEDPSRRRQLEALLELNRQAARFYVQRLRAPGGRAVRDYLQRRGVDAEVAKRYGLGYAPDAWDSLSRRFDPRLLVEAGLAIERERGGIYDRFRHRLMFPIRNRRGQVIGFGGRALREGEGAKYLNSPETPVFHKGREVYGLHELLQANARPEWILLVEGYMDVVALAQHGIDTAVATLGTAVTSEHLRLLFRHSTSLVCCFDGDAAGRKAAWRALEAALPLLEEGRRLAFLWLPEGEDPDSLVRREGADAFRRRLAGAQPLSEYFFARLTEDLELSRLEDRAELSRRAGPLLKRLPPGAFRRMMQARLAELAGESRVESTVSARRRRAELPQPSLDERVAALLVHHPSLWPQLPQDFRQAAAGGHHGEWLAVLAAAFERGEEGLNALLEGAYRERFQVWREDTAYRQLPNPEGELQAAATALQQRFRRRRIEQLSCKTQLTHEEKAELRRLLSKESL